The following are from one region of the Lytechinus pictus isolate F3 Inbred chromosome 4, Lp3.0, whole genome shotgun sequence genome:
- the LOC129258498 gene encoding dynein light chain Tctex-type 4-like has protein sequence MMAAALKQVKTNPSTVASDKTEIISGASGGDGPSVKVGGSDGGRAGGDGSDKGSVIGSSPHSDSSKPSNGEKPVRKLSQWSLLKKKLNIRNGVAVSGSVGGGSGGIKGTLSLGNPLLIRTASKKSILTSTSNNYNSADSVRLENTYQLGPDRQHTFRPLRVQHEVELLLDQILEKERYDPSRSGFLTVSIAEAVKDRVKTLGFVRHKLVVQTMLSSAGGQSFEIASRCLWNADTDNYTTAVYQNPTLFAIVSVYGLYYE, from the coding sequence ATGATGGCAGCTGCCCTCAAGCAAGTAAAGACCAACCCTTCCACAGTGGCATCTGACAAGACGGAGATTATCTCTGGAGCTTCGGGAGGCGACGGACCTTCCGTCAAGGTTGGAGGGAGTGACGGCGGAAGAGCTGGTGGCGATGGGAGCGACAAGGGATCAGTTATAGGAAGCAGTCCTCACAGTGACTCCAGTAAACCAAGCAACGGCGAGAAGCCGGTAAGAAAGCTCTCGCAGTGGAGCCTCCTCAAGAAGAAGCTGAATATCCGCAATGGTGTCGCGGTCAGTGGAAGTGTAggtggtggcagcggtgggatcaaGGGAACACTGTCCCTGGGAAACCCACTCCTCATCCGCACTGCCTCCAAGAAGTCCATCCTAACAAGCACAAGCAACAACTACAACTCGGCAGACTCTGTACGTCTAGAGAACACCTACCAGTTGGGACCCGACAGACAACATACCTTTCGTCCATTGCGCGTCCAGCATGAGGTCGAGCTACTCTTGGACCAGATACTGGAGAAGGAGAGGTACGACCCCTCTAGGAGTGGCTTCTTGACAGTCAGTATTGCAGAAGCTGTCAAGGATAGGGTTAAGACTCTAGGGTTCGTGAGGCACAAGCTGGTCGTCCAGACCATGCTCAGTTCGGCAGGAGGACAGAGTTTTGAGATTGCCAGCCGATGTCTCTGGAATGCCGACACCGATAATTACACGACGGCAGTTTATCAGAACCCCACACTCTTTGCGATAGTGTCAGTGTATGGATTGTACTACGAGTGA